From Leifsonia sp. fls2-241-R2A-40a, one genomic window encodes:
- a CDS encoding Trp biosynthesis-associated membrane protein: MNGRRVKYSTMLLLLVGSALALLAATQPWFAIQLTDTANHASTITVAGSVAAPALTALALAGLALTAALAIAGPVFRIVLALLGVLLGVSVLVSAITAVSDAVGASSAAITTATGVAGDASVRRLVHSVTIEFWPWLAIVAAVLILLASAAVVVFSRSWPGPSRKYQTRFAGEDGRPVDEVFADATEDGPEPSDDAEARAAAEEDAEDSADDTPDHSGTLDRDTAIDSWDELSRGDDPTR; the protein is encoded by the coding sequence GTGAACGGACGACGGGTCAAGTATTCGACGATGCTGCTCCTGCTCGTGGGGAGCGCGCTGGCGCTGCTCGCGGCGACGCAGCCGTGGTTCGCCATCCAGCTGACCGACACGGCCAATCACGCGAGCACCATCACCGTCGCGGGGTCGGTGGCGGCGCCGGCGTTGACGGCGCTCGCGCTGGCCGGGCTCGCCCTGACTGCCGCCCTGGCGATCGCCGGGCCGGTCTTCCGCATCGTGCTCGCGCTGCTCGGCGTCCTGCTCGGCGTCTCCGTGCTGGTCTCGGCCATCACCGCGGTGTCGGATGCAGTGGGCGCGTCGTCGGCGGCGATCACGACCGCGACCGGCGTGGCGGGGGACGCGTCGGTCCGCCGGCTCGTGCACTCGGTCACCATCGAGTTCTGGCCGTGGCTGGCGATCGTGGCCGCTGTCCTCATCCTTCTCGCGAGTGCGGCGGTCGTGGTGTTCTCGCGGTCGTGGCCCGGTCCGTCGCGCAAGTACCAGACGCGCTTCGCCGGGGAGGACGGCCGTCCGGTCGACGAGGTCTTCGCCGACGCGACGGAGGACGGCCCGGAGCCCTCTGACGACGCCGAGGCGCGCGCAGCGGCGGAGGAGGACGCGGAGGACTCCGCCGACGACACGCCCGACCACTCGGGCACCCTCGATCGCGACACGGCGATCGACAGCTGGGACGAGCTCTCCCGCGGGGACGACCCCACGCGCTGA
- the hisI gene encoding phosphoribosyl-AMP cyclohydrolase — protein sequence MSTTATDAVLERIHFTDTGLVPAIIQQWDTREVLMMGWMDAEAFRRTMTEGRVTFWSRSRKEYWRKGDTSGHVQYVKGAALDCDGDTLLITVEQIGAACHTGTRTCFDADVLEPAVGFSPEIEAGDL from the coding sequence ATGAGCACGACAGCGACCGATGCGGTGCTGGAGCGCATCCACTTCACCGATACCGGACTGGTTCCGGCCATCATCCAGCAGTGGGACACCCGCGAGGTCCTCATGATGGGCTGGATGGACGCGGAGGCGTTCCGCCGCACCATGACGGAGGGGCGCGTGACGTTCTGGTCCCGCTCCCGCAAGGAGTACTGGCGGAAGGGCGACACCTCCGGCCACGTGCAGTACGTGAAGGGCGCGGCGCTCGACTGCGACGGCGACACGCTGCTGATCACCGTCGAGCAGATCGGCGCGGCCTGCCACACCGGGACCCGCACCTGCTTCGACGCGGATGTTCTGGAGCCGGCCGTCGGTTTCAGCCCGGAGATCGAGGCGGGCGACCTGTGA
- the trpC gene encoding indole-3-glycerol phosphate synthase TrpC: MLADLVAGALEDADRRREERPLPQVEAAALARPAALDALAALAPAERVKIIAEVKRASPSRGSLAAIPDPAALAVSYETGGASAISVLTEERRFHGSLADLEAVRDAVSIPVLRKEFVSDPYQVFEARAAGADLVLLIVAALDQKRLVELHELITQLGMTSLVEAHSADELDRALDTGAGLVGVNARDLSTFELDRDLFGRLADRIPSGVIRVAESAVKSADDVAHYRAAGADVVLVGEALVTSDPVATLGEFLGV, from the coding sequence GTGCTCGCCGACCTCGTCGCCGGCGCGCTCGAAGACGCTGACCGGAGGCGTGAGGAGCGACCGCTCCCGCAGGTGGAGGCCGCTGCGCTGGCCCGTCCCGCCGCACTCGACGCCCTCGCGGCTCTCGCCCCGGCGGAGCGCGTCAAGATCATCGCCGAGGTGAAGCGCGCGAGCCCGTCCCGCGGGTCGCTCGCCGCCATCCCGGATCCGGCCGCACTCGCCGTCTCGTACGAGACCGGCGGCGCCAGCGCCATCAGCGTGCTGACGGAGGAGCGCCGGTTCCACGGTTCGCTGGCCGACCTCGAGGCCGTCCGCGACGCCGTCTCCATCCCGGTGCTGCGCAAGGAATTCGTCTCCGACCCGTACCAGGTGTTCGAGGCCCGTGCGGCGGGCGCCGACCTGGTGCTGCTGATCGTGGCCGCGCTCGACCAGAAGCGGCTCGTCGAGCTGCACGAGCTGATCACGCAGCTCGGCATGACCTCGCTGGTGGAGGCGCACTCGGCCGACGAGCTCGACCGCGCCCTCGACACCGGCGCAGGGCTCGTGGGCGTGAACGCCCGCGACCTTTCCACGTTCGAGCTGGATCGGGATCTGTTCGGCCGCTTGGCCGACCGCATCCCGTCCGGCGTCATCCGCGTGGCGGAGTCGGCCGTGAAATCGGCCGACGACGTCGCGCACTACCGGGCGGCGGGTGCGGATGTCGTGCTCGTCGGCGAGGCGCTCGTCACCAGCGACCCCGTCGCCACGCTCGGAGAGTTCCTGGGAGTCTGA
- the rpe gene encoding ribulose-phosphate 3-epimerase, translated as MAPTTPSADRIDPRVRINPSILAADFVNMQSELERIATADLVHVDVMDNHFVPNLTFGPQMVGRIQDVSPVPLDVHLMIDDPDHWGLGYAELGAYSVTFHAEAAHDPISLARRLRAIGARAGIALKPGTAVEPYLDLLEEFDQVLVMTVEPGFGGQSFMPEMMPKLRALREAVEARGLDVWLQVDGGVTEETIVTAASAGADTFVAGSAVFRGDPAESIASLRDAARAHAH; from the coding sequence ATGGCACCGACGACTCCTTCCGCCGACCGGATCGACCCGCGCGTCCGCATCAATCCGAGCATCCTGGCCGCCGACTTCGTCAACATGCAGTCCGAGCTGGAGCGCATCGCGACGGCCGACCTGGTGCATGTGGACGTGATGGACAACCACTTCGTCCCGAACCTGACCTTCGGCCCGCAGATGGTGGGCCGCATCCAGGATGTGAGCCCCGTCCCGCTCGACGTGCACCTCATGATCGACGACCCGGACCACTGGGGGCTGGGATACGCGGAGCTGGGGGCGTACTCGGTGACGTTCCACGCGGAGGCGGCGCACGACCCGATCTCGCTGGCGCGCCGGCTGCGCGCGATCGGCGCCCGGGCGGGCATCGCGCTGAAGCCGGGCACCGCCGTGGAGCCGTACCTCGACCTCCTGGAGGAGTTCGACCAGGTGCTGGTGATGACCGTCGAGCCCGGCTTCGGCGGGCAGTCGTTCATGCCGGAGATGATGCCCAAGCTCCGCGCTCTGCGTGAAGCCGTCGAGGCGCGCGGGCTGGACGTCTGGCTGCAGGTCGACGGCGGCGTGACCGAGGAGACCATCGTCACTGCCGCCTCCGCCGGCGCCGACACGTTCGTGGCCGGCTCCGCCGTCTTCCGCGGCGACCCCGCCGAGAGCATCGCGTCCCTGCGGGACGCCGCCCGCGCGCACGCCCACTAG
- the trpA gene encoding tryptophan synthase subunit alpha translates to MSAAVTSRVAATIARRNDEAAGAFVGYLPAGFPDLRTSVDAAVALAQNGVDIIELGLPYSDPVMDGTVIQAATQQALGAGFRLRDGFTAVREITKQVDIPILVMTYWNPVLQYGVERFADDLAEAGGAGLITPDLIPDEGADWLAASDRAGLDRVFLAAPSSTDARLKRTVEASRGFVYAVSTMGITGARADVDAAARTLVGRLREAGATSTCVGVGISTAAQVAEVLEYADGAIVGSALVKALGDGGVAEAGRLAAELARGANRS, encoded by the coding sequence GTGAGCGCGGCGGTCACGAGCCGCGTCGCGGCGACCATCGCCCGGCGCAACGACGAGGCCGCCGGCGCGTTCGTCGGCTACCTGCCCGCCGGCTTCCCCGACCTCCGCACGAGTGTGGATGCCGCCGTGGCGCTCGCCCAGAACGGTGTGGACATCATCGAGCTGGGCCTCCCGTACTCCGACCCCGTCATGGACGGCACCGTCATCCAGGCGGCGACCCAGCAGGCGCTGGGCGCCGGGTTCCGGCTGCGCGACGGCTTCACCGCGGTGCGCGAGATCACCAAACAGGTCGACATCCCCATCCTGGTGATGACGTACTGGAACCCCGTGCTGCAGTACGGCGTCGAACGGTTCGCGGACGACCTGGCCGAAGCAGGGGGAGCGGGGCTCATCACACCGGACCTCATCCCGGACGAGGGCGCCGACTGGCTCGCCGCGTCCGACCGGGCCGGTCTCGACCGCGTCTTCCTCGCCGCCCCGAGCTCGACCGACGCGCGTCTGAAGCGGACCGTCGAGGCGAGCCGCGGCTTCGTCTACGCCGTGTCCACCATGGGCATCACGGGTGCCCGTGCGGATGTGGATGCCGCGGCGCGCACGCTCGTCGGCCGTCTGCGCGAGGCGGGCGCGACGAGCACCTGCGTCGGCGTGGGCATCTCCACGGCCGCCCAGGTCGCCGAGGTGCTGGAGTACGCCGACGGCGCCATCGTCGGTTCGGCCCTGGTGAAGGCGCTGGGCGATGGCGGGGTGGCGGAGGCCGGCCGCCTGGCGGCGGAGCTCGCCCGCGGCGCGAACCGCTCCTGA
- the hisG gene encoding ATP phosphoribosyltransferase: protein MLKIAVPNKGSLSETAAQMLHEAGYVGRRDPKELIVTDQRNGVEFFYLRPRDIATYVGSGALDVGITGRDLLLDSGSTAGEITALDFAASTFRFAGPAGVFTDLAELEGKRVATSYPGLVGAFLAEKGVSTSLIKLDGAVESAVRLGVADAVADVVETGSTLRKQGLEIFGPVILESEAVLISSPSPAAGVDTLVRRLQGVMVARQYVLIDYNLPVALLEKAVALTPGVESPTVSPLGEPDWVAVRVMIKREQTNHIMDDLYELGARAILVTSIHAARI, encoded by the coding sequence ATGCTGAAGATCGCCGTCCCCAACAAGGGTTCCCTCTCCGAGACCGCGGCGCAGATGCTCCACGAGGCCGGCTACGTCGGCCGCCGCGATCCCAAAGAGCTCATCGTCACCGATCAGCGCAACGGCGTCGAGTTCTTCTACCTGCGCCCGCGCGACATCGCGACCTACGTCGGCTCCGGAGCGCTCGATGTCGGCATCACCGGCCGCGACCTGCTGCTCGACTCCGGCTCGACGGCCGGCGAGATCACGGCCCTCGACTTCGCCGCGTCGACCTTCCGGTTCGCCGGGCCTGCCGGTGTCTTCACCGACCTGGCCGAGCTGGAGGGCAAGCGCGTCGCGACGAGCTACCCCGGGCTGGTCGGAGCATTCCTCGCCGAGAAGGGCGTGAGCACCTCGCTCATCAAGCTCGACGGTGCGGTGGAGTCCGCGGTGCGGCTGGGGGTCGCGGATGCGGTCGCCGACGTGGTCGAGACGGGCTCCACGCTGCGCAAGCAGGGCCTGGAGATCTTCGGTCCGGTCATCCTCGAGTCGGAGGCCGTGCTCATCTCGTCGCCGTCGCCCGCCGCAGGAGTGGACACCCTGGTGCGCCGCCTGCAGGGCGTCATGGTCGCCCGCCAGTACGTGCTGATCGACTACAACCTGCCGGTCGCGCTGCTCGAGAAGGCCGTCGCCCTCACCCCGGGCGTCGAGTCGCCGACCGTCTCGCCCCTCGGCGAGCCGGACTGGGTGGCCGTGCGCGTGATGATCAAGCGCGAGCAGACCAACCACATCATGGACGACCTCTACGAACTCGGCGCGCGCGCCATCCTGGTCACCTCCATCCACGCTGCGCGGATCTGA
- the trpB gene encoding tryptophan synthase subunit beta, with product MSLRTEQGPYFGDFGGRFVPESLVAALDELSAAWEEAKADPAFHAELDELHRSYTGRPSIITEVPRFAEHAGGARIILKREDLNHTGSHKINNVLGQAILTKRIGKTRVIAETGAGQHGVATATAAALFGLECTIYMGEVDTERQALNVARMRLLGAEVVAVKTGSRTLKDAINDAMRDWVTNVEHTNYIFGTVAGPHPFPAMVRDLQKIIGEEAREQVLELTDRLPDAVVACVGGGSNAMGIFHAFLDDEDVRLIGFEAGGEGADTPRHAATITKGRPGVLHGARSMMLQDEDGQTIESHSISAGLDYPGVGPEHAWLAKIGRAEYRPISDAEAMDALRLLTRTEGIIPAIESSHALAGALTLGRELGPEGLILVNLSGRGDKDMETAARYFDLIDAGAVQS from the coding sequence ATGTCCCTCCGCACTGAGCAGGGTCCGTATTTCGGCGACTTCGGCGGGCGGTTCGTCCCCGAGTCGCTGGTCGCAGCGCTCGACGAGCTGTCGGCGGCCTGGGAGGAGGCGAAGGCCGACCCCGCGTTCCACGCCGAGCTGGACGAGCTGCACCGCAGCTACACCGGCCGTCCGTCGATCATCACCGAGGTGCCGCGTTTCGCCGAGCACGCGGGCGGTGCGCGCATCATCCTCAAGCGCGAGGACCTCAATCACACCGGCTCGCACAAGATCAACAACGTGCTCGGCCAGGCGATCCTGACGAAGCGGATCGGCAAGACCCGCGTGATCGCCGAGACCGGCGCCGGCCAGCACGGCGTCGCGACGGCGACCGCCGCGGCGCTGTTCGGTCTCGAGTGCACGATCTACATGGGCGAGGTCGACACCGAGCGGCAGGCCCTCAACGTCGCCCGGATGCGCCTGCTCGGCGCCGAGGTCGTGGCCGTCAAGACCGGCTCGCGCACCCTCAAGGACGCCATCAACGACGCCATGCGCGACTGGGTGACCAACGTCGAGCACACCAACTACATCTTCGGCACGGTCGCAGGACCGCATCCCTTCCCGGCGATGGTCCGCGACCTCCAGAAGATCATCGGCGAGGAGGCGCGCGAGCAGGTGCTCGAGCTCACCGACCGCCTTCCGGACGCCGTGGTCGCCTGTGTCGGCGGCGGCTCGAACGCGATGGGCATCTTCCACGCGTTCCTCGACGACGAAGACGTGCGGCTGATCGGCTTCGAGGCCGGAGGCGAGGGCGCGGACACCCCGCGCCACGCGGCCACGATCACCAAGGGCCGGCCGGGCGTGCTGCACGGCGCCCGCTCGATGATGCTGCAGGACGAAGACGGCCAGACCATCGAGTCCCACTCCATCTCCGCGGGCCTCGACTACCCGGGCGTCGGTCCGGAGCACGCGTGGCTCGCGAAGATCGGCCGGGCCGAGTACCGTCCGATCTCCGACGCCGAGGCGATGGATGCGCTGCGCCTGCTGACCCGAACCGAGGGCATCATCCCCGCCATCGAGTCGTCGCACGCCCTCGCCGGCGCGCTGACGCTCGGCCGCGAGCTCGGACCGGAGGGGCTCATCCTGGTGAACCTGAGCGGCCGCGGCGACAAGGACATGGAGACGGCGGCCCGCTACTTCGACCTGATCGACGCGGGCGCGGTGCAGTCGTGA
- a CDS encoding DUF6704 family protein, which produces MSSESVEPGHGHSPAAWTAVIIMLVAFTIGAIAFFFDAPIIVWAAAGLAIIGLIVGGVMKRAGYGVGGSKYTPKGH; this is translated from the coding sequence ATGAGCAGCGAGTCAGTCGAGCCAGGTCACGGTCACTCGCCGGCGGCGTGGACGGCCGTGATCATCATGCTGGTCGCCTTCACCATCGGCGCGATCGCCTTCTTCTTCGACGCCCCGATCATCGTCTGGGCGGCAGCGGGTCTCGCGATCATCGGCCTCATCGTGGGCGGCGTCATGAAGCGCGCAGGTTACGGAGTGGGCGGCTCCAAGTACACCCCGAAGGGTCACTGA
- the lgt gene encoding prolipoprotein diacylglyceryl transferase produces the protein MSSWLTSIPSPGPEWQQIPIDIFGLHWRIQTYAIMILIGIVVAAIWTSRRLTKRGAEPGVVLDVLIPVIILGIVGARLYHVVTHPGDYFYDGAPLWKVFAIWEGGNAIFGSLIGGAVGAWLGCRWTGLRFWTFADALAPALLLAQAIGRLGNWFNQELFGLPTDLPWGLQIDSGNKAIPVGLPDGTLFQPLFLYEIIWNVIGVVLLVLLERKFRLQWGRLFALYLIWYGVGRSYLESIRIDPSEYSFLGIPTNVWAAFVSVVLGLVIFYVQTSRHPGLEPSPYRPGREWVRPDAEVDSDDTDLDHEGTADDDGVPAGSASAKATSPTNG, from the coding sequence ATGAGCAGCTGGTTGACCAGCATCCCCAGCCCCGGGCCCGAGTGGCAGCAGATCCCGATCGACATCTTCGGTCTGCACTGGCGCATCCAGACCTACGCGATCATGATCCTCATCGGCATCGTCGTCGCCGCCATCTGGACTTCGCGCCGCCTGACGAAGCGTGGAGCCGAGCCGGGCGTCGTGCTCGATGTCCTCATCCCGGTCATCATCCTCGGGATCGTCGGCGCGCGGCTCTACCACGTGGTCACGCACCCCGGAGACTACTTCTACGACGGCGCACCGCTGTGGAAGGTGTTCGCGATCTGGGAGGGCGGGAACGCCATCTTCGGCTCGCTGATCGGAGGCGCGGTCGGAGCGTGGCTCGGCTGCCGCTGGACGGGACTGCGGTTCTGGACCTTCGCCGACGCGCTCGCCCCGGCGCTGCTGCTCGCGCAGGCGATCGGCCGCCTCGGCAACTGGTTCAACCAGGAGCTCTTCGGCCTGCCCACCGACCTTCCGTGGGGACTGCAGATCGACTCGGGCAATAAGGCGATCCCGGTCGGGCTGCCCGACGGCACCCTGTTCCAGCCGCTGTTCCTCTACGAGATCATCTGGAACGTCATCGGCGTGGTGCTGCTCGTCCTGCTCGAGCGCAAGTTCCGCCTCCAGTGGGGCCGGCTCTTCGCGCTGTACCTCATCTGGTACGGCGTCGGCCGCTCGTACCTCGAGTCGATCCGCATCGACCCGAGCGAGTACAGCTTCCTCGGCATCCCGACCAACGTCTGGGCAGCATTCGTCTCGGTCGTGCTCGGTCTCGTCATCTTCTACGTGCAGACCAGCCGGCACCCCGGTCTCGAGCCCAGCCCCTACCGTCCGGGCCGTGAATGGGTGCGTCCGGATGCTGAGGTAGACTCTGACGACACGGACCTGGATCATGAGGGCACCGCCGACGACGACGGTGTGCCTGCCGGGTCCGCTTCGGCCAAGGCCACAAGCCCCACGAACGGATGA
- the hisF gene encoding imidazole glycerol phosphate synthase subunit HisF: MSVAVRVIPCLDVAAGRVVKGVNFQNLRDQGDPVELARRYFEQGADELTFLDVTATVDDRATTYDVVRATAEQVFIPLTVGGGVRSPEDVAKLLGHGADKVGVNSAAIARPELIAEIASRFGAQVLVLSLDVKRSAATPSGFVVTTHGGRAETDLDALEWATRAIELGAGELLVNSIDADGTKEGFDLELIREMRALSSVPVIASGGAGRLEHFVPAIEAGADAVLAASVFHQGELTIEQVKDELAAAGMEVRR, from the coding sequence ATGAGCGTCGCGGTCCGGGTCATCCCCTGTCTGGACGTGGCCGCCGGCCGCGTGGTGAAGGGCGTGAACTTCCAGAACCTGCGCGACCAGGGCGACCCCGTCGAACTGGCGCGCCGGTATTTCGAGCAGGGCGCCGACGAGCTGACCTTCCTGGATGTGACGGCCACCGTCGACGACCGCGCCACGACCTACGACGTGGTGCGTGCGACGGCCGAGCAGGTGTTCATCCCGCTGACGGTGGGCGGCGGTGTCCGCAGCCCCGAGGATGTGGCGAAGCTGCTGGGCCACGGAGCGGACAAGGTGGGCGTCAACTCGGCCGCCATCGCCCGCCCGGAGCTCATCGCCGAGATCGCCTCCCGCTTCGGCGCGCAGGTGCTGGTGCTGTCGCTGGATGTGAAGCGGTCGGCGGCGACGCCGTCCGGCTTCGTGGTCACGACGCACGGCGGTCGTGCCGAGACGGACCTCGACGCGCTGGAGTGGGCGACGCGCGCGATCGAGCTGGGCGCGGGGGAGCTGCTGGTCAACTCCATCGACGCCGACGGCACCAAAGAGGGCTTCGACCTGGAGCTCATCCGCGAGATGCGCGCGCTCAGCAGCGTGCCGGTGATCGCCTCGGGCGGCGCAGGCCGCCTGGAGCACTTCGTGCCTGCAATCGAGGCAGGCGCCGACGCGGTCCTCGCCGCGAGCGTGTTCCACCAAGGCGAGTTGACGATCGAGCAGGTCAAGGACGAGCTGGCTGCGGCCGGGATGGAGGTCCGCCGATGA
- a CDS encoding phosphoribosyl-ATP diphosphatase, translating into MKTFDDLFAELEQKAQSRPEGSGTVRELDAGVHAIGKKIVEEAAEVWMAAEYESDEAMAEEVSQLLYHLQVLLLAKGLTLADVYRHL; encoded by the coding sequence GTGAAAACCTTCGACGACCTCTTCGCCGAGCTCGAGCAGAAGGCCCAGTCCCGGCCGGAGGGTTCCGGGACGGTCCGCGAGCTCGACGCCGGCGTGCACGCCATCGGCAAGAAGATCGTCGAGGAGGCCGCCGAGGTGTGGATGGCTGCCGAGTACGAGTCCGACGAAGCCATGGCCGAAGAGGTCTCGCAGCTGCTCTACCACCTGCAGGTGCTGCTGCTTGCGAAGGGTCTCACCCTGGCCGACGTGTACCGACATCTGTGA
- a CDS encoding anthranilate synthase component I, with translation MIDTAGGTTTRQDFDALVVDHRVVPVIRELFADGETPVGIYRKLAAGRPGTFLLESAEQGGIWSRFSFVGAASFGVLTQQGDEVRWLDYGLPAERALGTAASLRPLDALAALHARWQTARIPGLPPLTGGLVGFIGWEAIRQIERLPDAPPADVDVPGQALAFAADLVVIDHRSGTVKLIANALADGTDDPDALWSGAQQRLDRMQAELAQPSEAWLADVDLGTPADPVSRTRRDDFLAAVVTAKERIVDGDIFQVVISQRFELECTAPALDVYRVLRALNPSPYMYLLSLEKPDGERYEIVGSSPEALVKVQEGRAFTHPIAGSRPRGATPEQDLDLEASLLADDKERAEHLMLVDLARNDLLKVCAAGSVEVTEFMRIERFSHIMHIVSSVEGDLLPEATAIDVFRATFPAGTLSGAPKPMALRIIDELEPAQRGVYGGVIGYFDFAGDADLAIAIRTATIMDGVARVQAGGGLVADSVPESEFQESQNKAAAPLRAVAVANAMKRVL, from the coding sequence GTGATCGACACGGCCGGGGGGACGACGACGCGCCAGGACTTCGACGCGCTCGTCGTCGACCACCGCGTCGTCCCGGTGATCCGCGAGCTGTTCGCCGACGGGGAGACGCCGGTCGGCATCTACCGCAAGCTGGCCGCAGGCCGGCCGGGGACGTTCCTGCTCGAATCGGCGGAGCAGGGCGGCATCTGGTCGCGCTTCTCGTTCGTCGGCGCGGCGTCGTTCGGCGTGCTGACCCAGCAGGGCGACGAGGTGCGCTGGCTCGACTACGGGCTTCCGGCGGAGCGCGCGCTGGGCACCGCGGCCTCCCTCCGGCCTCTGGATGCGCTGGCCGCGCTGCACGCGCGTTGGCAGACCGCGCGCATCCCGGGTCTCCCACCGCTGACCGGCGGCCTCGTCGGGTTCATCGGCTGGGAGGCGATCCGCCAGATCGAGCGGCTGCCCGACGCACCGCCCGCCGACGTGGACGTCCCCGGTCAGGCTCTCGCCTTCGCCGCCGACCTCGTGGTCATCGACCACCGGTCGGGCACGGTCAAGCTCATCGCCAACGCGCTGGCCGACGGCACCGACGATCCGGATGCGCTGTGGTCCGGCGCGCAGCAGCGCCTCGACCGGATGCAGGCCGAACTGGCGCAGCCCTCGGAGGCGTGGCTGGCGGATGTGGACCTCGGGACGCCCGCCGACCCGGTGTCGCGCACGCGCCGCGACGACTTCCTGGCGGCGGTCGTCACGGCGAAGGAGCGCATCGTCGACGGCGACATCTTCCAGGTCGTCATCTCGCAGCGGTTCGAGCTGGAGTGCACCGCCCCTGCGCTCGATGTGTACCGCGTCCTGCGCGCCCTGAACCCGAGCCCGTACATGTACCTGCTGTCGCTGGAGAAGCCGGACGGCGAGCGGTACGAGATCGTCGGGTCGTCGCCGGAAGCGCTGGTGAAGGTGCAGGAGGGACGCGCGTTCACGCATCCCATCGCCGGCTCCCGTCCGCGCGGTGCGACCCCGGAGCAGGACCTCGACCTGGAGGCGTCCCTGCTCGCCGACGACAAGGAGCGCGCCGAGCACCTCATGCTCGTCGACCTGGCCCGCAACGACCTGCTCAAGGTGTGCGCGGCCGGAAGCGTCGAGGTCACCGAGTTCATGCGCATCGAGCGGTTCAGCCACATCATGCACATCGTGTCGTCGGTCGAGGGCGACCTGCTTCCGGAGGCGACGGCGATCGATGTGTTCCGCGCGACGTTCCCGGCCGGGACGCTCTCGGGCGCGCCGAAGCCGATGGCGCTGCGGATCATCGACGAGCTGGAGCCGGCGCAGCGCGGCGTCTACGGCGGCGTGATCGGATACTTCGATTTCGCCGGGGACGCGGACCTCGCCATCGCCATCCGTACCGCCACGATCATGGACGGCGTGGCGCGCGTCCAGGCCGGCGGGGGACTGGTCGCCGACTCGGTGCCGGAGAGCGAGTTCCAGGAGTCGCAGAACAAGGCCGCGGCGCCGCTGCGCGCGGTCGCGGTGGCGAACGCCATGAAGCGAGTGCTGTGA